A genomic region of Microcoleus sp. FACHB-831 contains the following coding sequences:
- a CDS encoding C40 family peptidase, which produces MVSFEQVKAIIPSDLAHPNEYQCAVNLNVYDSPNCDRLATQAAVGRHLRILSINEDKAVEVCLCEDDYSGWVAIADLEGIEEATSHYRAIALQPEEIRERLPQAIAFTHEAAKHPNYYLWGGTVGPNYDCSGLMQAAFASVGIWLPRDSYQQEDFTAAIAMEELQPGDLIFFGTVEKTTHVGLYLGEGCYIHSSGKEQGRNGIGINQLSEQADTISRSYYQQLRRAGRVVASYQPSRF; this is translated from the coding sequence ATGGTGTCTTTCGAGCAAGTAAAAGCAATCATACCCTCTGACCTAGCTCACCCCAATGAGTATCAATGTGCAGTTAATCTGAATGTTTATGATTCCCCCAACTGCGATCGTTTGGCAACACAGGCTGCTGTCGGACGCCACTTGAGAATCTTATCGATAAATGAAGATAAAGCTGTAGAAGTTTGCCTATGCGAGGATGATTATTCAGGGTGGGTAGCGATCGCAGACTTGGAAGGTATTGAAGAGGCGACAAGCCACTATCGAGCGATCGCGCTACAACCCGAAGAAATTAGAGAAAGATTACCGCAGGCGATCGCCTTTACCCACGAAGCCGCAAAACACCCTAATTATTACCTGTGGGGAGGCACGGTGGGGCCAAACTATGACTGTTCTGGGCTGATGCAGGCAGCTTTTGCAAGCGTGGGGATTTGGTTGCCAAGAGATTCTTATCAGCAAGAAGATTTTACAGCCGCGATCGCTATGGAAGAACTACAGCCTGGGGATCTCATCTTCTTTGGGACAGTTGAGAAAACAACCCACGTAGGACTCTATTTGGGAGAAGGATGTTATATACATAGTTCTGGAAAAGAACAAGGGCGTAATGGAATTGGAATTAACCAGCTTTCGGAACAGGCAGATACTATCAGTAGATCTTATTATCAGCAACTGCGTAGGGCTGGGCGAGTAGTGGCGAGTTATCAGCCATCAAGATTTTAG
- a CDS encoding glycosyltransferase family 2 protein: MLIPERLVRQNGAASSVPSVSVVAPIYNEVESLPHLIEAIASTLTSAGLTYEIICVDDGSTDGSVELLKQLAQNRSDLKAVLLRRNYGQTPAMAAGFNYARGGAIVTLDADLQNDPVDIPRLLAKLDEGYDLVSGWRKNRQDAAVTRLLPSKIANWLIARVTGVDLHDYGCSLKAYRTELVADMNLYGELHRFLPALAYIEGAKIAEMPVLHHARQYGRSKYGLGRTFRVVMDLLTIWFMKKFLTRPMHVFGWFGLISIVSGTLLGGYLTFLKLGLGQSIGHRPLLILAVVLLLAGVQLFSFGLLAELLMRTYHESQGRPIYRVREVVEPKQ; this comes from the coding sequence ATGTTAATTCCTGAAAGATTGGTTCGTCAGAATGGCGCTGCTTCGTCAGTTCCATCTGTCTCGGTAGTAGCGCCGATATATAACGAAGTGGAGAGTTTGCCGCATTTGATAGAGGCGATCGCTTCTACTTTAACTTCGGCTGGATTGACCTATGAAATAATCTGTGTCGATGATGGCTCAACTGATGGTTCGGTGGAATTGCTCAAGCAGTTAGCACAAAACCGCAGCGATTTAAAAGCAGTGCTGCTGCGTCGCAACTACGGTCAAACACCAGCAATGGCAGCTGGGTTTAATTATGCACGAGGCGGGGCGATTGTCACCTTGGATGCCGACTTGCAAAATGACCCAGTTGATATCCCGCGACTGCTAGCAAAATTAGATGAAGGTTACGACTTGGTGAGTGGTTGGCGTAAAAATCGGCAAGATGCCGCAGTTACTCGCCTGCTTCCTTCCAAAATCGCTAACTGGCTGATTGCGCGGGTGACGGGCGTGGATTTGCATGACTACGGTTGTTCCCTCAAAGCCTATCGAACGGAACTTGTTGCAGACATGAATCTGTATGGCGAGTTACATCGGTTTTTGCCTGCATTAGCATACATCGAAGGCGCGAAAATTGCCGAAATGCCCGTGCTTCATCATGCCCGCCAGTATGGTCGCAGTAAGTACGGCTTGGGGCGGACTTTCCGGGTAGTTATGGATTTGCTAACTATCTGGTTTATGAAGAAATTTCTGACACGTCCCATGCACGTATTTGGTTGGTTTGGCCTAATTTCCATAGTGTCGGGGACGTTGTTGGGCGGCTATCTGACTTTTCTAAAACTGGGGTTAGGACAGAGTATCGGTCATCGACCTCTATTAATTTTGGCGGTTGTGCTGTTGTTGGCAGGCGTGCAGTTGTTTAGTTTTGGGCTGCTGGCGGAGCTATTGATGCGAACTTATCACGAATCTCAGGGCAGACCAATCTACAGGGTAAGGGAAGTTGTGGAGCCAAAACAGTAG
- a CDS encoding MFS transporter, whose amino-acid sequence MKVFGTLEAPQRRNLLVLFTSGLLFWSSIASLLPTLPLYVEDVGGTTQQIGIVIGAFAIGLIACRSWLGRLADRRGGRKLVLLIGMAVCAIAPLGYLFAKSIPLLIVLRAIHGISLAAFTTGYSALVVDLSPKMQRGELIGYMSLVTPIGMAIGPAIGGFVQAGAGYVPLFLLTSGLGLVGLVGISQVRESRIAGEKEDNSTVSAPESAQQKQFWRLLASDRLRVPAIVLLLIGLAFGALSTFVPLYIKDAKVDLNPGLFYTAAAIASFSVRLFAGRASDRYGRGVFITASILSYALAMLMLSLATSAIAFLLGGFLEGAGAGTLMPMMIALISDRSSPEERGKIFALCITGFDVGIAIAGPVFGSFADVLGYRSIFAIATGLSFLALIVFITQSSKNLPHSFRFALGREKDIYAFNK is encoded by the coding sequence TTGAAAGTTTTTGGGACGCTGGAAGCACCGCAGCGCCGCAACCTGCTGGTTTTATTTACCTCTGGGCTATTATTTTGGTCCAGCATAGCGTCGTTACTGCCGACGCTACCGCTGTATGTGGAGGATGTAGGCGGGACGACGCAACAGATTGGCATTGTGATAGGTGCGTTTGCCATAGGGCTGATTGCGTGTCGTTCGTGGCTGGGGCGCTTGGCGGATCGTCGAGGCGGTCGGAAATTGGTGTTGCTGATTGGCATGGCGGTGTGCGCGATCGCTCCTCTGGGCTATCTGTTTGCCAAGTCAATTCCTCTGTTGATAGTGCTGCGGGCAATTCATGGCATTAGCCTTGCGGCGTTTACTACTGGTTACAGCGCCCTCGTGGTGGATTTATCGCCAAAGATGCAGCGCGGCGAGTTGATTGGCTATATGAGCTTAGTAACGCCCATTGGAATGGCGATAGGGCCAGCCATTGGTGGTTTTGTACAGGCTGGCGCTGGCTACGTGCCGTTGTTTCTGCTTACATCTGGTTTGGGATTGGTCGGTTTAGTTGGTATCAGTCAAGTCAGGGAATCGCGTATCGCTGGGGAGAAAGAAGATAATTCGACAGTATCTGCACCAGAGTCAGCACAACAGAAGCAGTTCTGGCGGTTGTTGGCAAGCGATCGCCTGCGAGTTCCGGCGATTGTGTTGCTGCTGATTGGGTTGGCATTTGGTGCGTTGAGTACGTTTGTGCCTTTGTATATAAAGGATGCCAAAGTTGACTTAAATCCTGGGTTGTTTTATACAGCAGCAGCGATCGCCAGTTTTAGCGTAAGGTTGTTTGCTGGTAGGGCTTCCGACCGCTACGGACGGGGAGTGTTTATCACCGCCAGCATATTATCGTATGCCCTAGCAATGCTGATGCTTTCTCTTGCAACAAGTGCGATCGCATTTTTGCTGGGGGGTTTTTTAGAAGGTGCAGGCGCGGGAACGTTGATGCCTATGATGATTGCATTGATTTCCGACCGTTCCTCACCCGAAGAACGAGGGAAAATCTTTGCATTGTGCATTACTGGTTTTGATGTAGGGATAGCGATCGCCGGGCCAGTTTTCGGTTCTTTTGCCGATGTATTGGGATACCGAAGTATATTTGCGATCGCCACTGGGTTATCGTTCTTAGCACTAATTGTTTTTATCACCCAATCGAGCAAAAATTTACCCCATTCCTTCAGGTTTGCTCTTGGCAGGGAAAAAGATATTTACGCCTTCAATAAGTGA